A region from the Melioribacter roseus P3M-2 genome encodes:
- the uxuA gene encoding mannonate dehydratase: protein MDFKDKIGFIYSWRWFGHNDPLTFEDIKTAGASGIVTALHHIPSGDVWPEEEILKRKNEIEKAGLTWEVVESLPVHENIKKKKDNYKQLIENYKTSLINLAKCNVKRVCYNFMPVLDWSRTNLDIRADDGSIVSGFETRIFAAFDIFILKRKGAETDYSEDTVKKAEKYFSRIGEDEKQRLIDTVLLGLPGSLEAYTLEEFRKALDEYKDINDATLLNNLKEFLKEITPVAEENGILLAIHPDDPPRPLLGLPRVVSTCDNLTEIVKSVESPSNGITLCTGSLGSGVHNNVTEIAARLARHVNFVHLRNVIIDNEGNFRENHHLEGSVDMYNVVKILLLEQKRRLEEGLGNYRMPMRPDHGKMTHFDKEIEKLRNKKFYPGYSFIGRLKGLSELQGLEVGIKYSL from the coding sequence ATGGACTTCAAAGATAAAATCGGATTTATTTACTCGTGGCGGTGGTTCGGTCATAACGACCCGCTGACGTTCGAAGACATCAAAACCGCAGGCGCCTCCGGAATTGTTACGGCGCTGCACCATATTCCCTCAGGAGATGTCTGGCCCGAAGAAGAAATATTAAAAAGAAAAAACGAAATTGAAAAAGCGGGCTTGACTTGGGAAGTCGTCGAAAGCCTTCCCGTACATGAAAACATCAAAAAGAAAAAAGACAACTACAAACAATTAATTGAGAATTACAAAACTTCCCTTATTAACCTTGCCAAATGCAACGTAAAAAGAGTTTGTTATAATTTTATGCCCGTGCTCGATTGGTCGCGTACGAATCTGGATATTCGTGCCGACGACGGTTCTATTGTATCAGGATTCGAAACGCGCATTTTTGCCGCATTCGATATTTTTATATTAAAAAGAAAAGGCGCCGAAACCGATTATTCCGAGGATACGGTCAAAAAAGCCGAAAAATATTTTTCCCGAATCGGCGAGGATGAAAAACAGCGACTTATCGATACTGTTTTGCTCGGACTGCCCGGTTCTCTCGAAGCCTATACACTCGAAGAATTTCGTAAAGCTCTCGATGAATATAAAGATATCAACGATGCTACGCTCTTAAATAATCTGAAAGAATTCTTGAAGGAAATAACGCCGGTTGCCGAAGAGAATGGAATATTACTGGCAATACATCCCGACGATCCTCCGCGTCCTCTGCTCGGATTGCCCCGCGTGGTAAGCACGTGCGACAATCTTACCGAGATTGTAAAAAGCGTGGAATCGCCTTCGAACGGAATAACTTTATGCACGGGTTCCTTGGGGTCGGGCGTTCATAATAACGTTACCGAAATCGCCGCCCGACTGGCTCGTCATGTGAATTTCGTTCATCTTCGAAATGTTATTATCGACAACGAAGGTAACTTCCGCGAAAATCATCATCTGGAAGGTTCGGTAGATATGTACAACGTGGTTAAAATTCTCTTGCTCGAACAAAAGCGAAGGCTGGAAGAAGGGCTCGGCAATTACCGTATGCCGATGAGACCCGACCACGGTAAAATGACGCATTTCGACAAAGAGATTGAAAAGCTTCGGAACAAAAAGTTTTATCCGGGTTATTCTTTTATCGGAAGGTTAAAAGGTTTATCCGAATTGCAGGGTCTGGAAGTCGGAATAAAATATTCACTGTAA
- the pta gene encoding phosphate acetyltransferase produces MSEIALLKNLREKASQKKRTIVLPESHDERVLRAAEILTKEGIASIITLGNEEKIRAQAAELKIDLTGIRIIDPERSDKLSDFANIFYNLRKHKGITIEQARETVKRDIFFAGMMVREGMAHGSVAGSVATTADVTRAAIFCVGLKEGISILSSFFLMAYPDKVYSFADCAVNPDPDPNQLADIAISTADNHKKLTGEEPYIAMLSFSTKGSAEHPLVDKVRNATQLVREKRPDLKVDGELQFDAAIIESVGKKKAPGSEVAGRANVLVFPDLNAGNIGYKIAQRLGGAEAVGPVNQGVKRPFFDLSRGCKVEDIVNTAAIACLMAD; encoded by the coding sequence GAAATTGCTTTGTTGAAAAATTTGAGAGAAAAAGCTTCTCAAAAGAAAAGAACAATTGTTTTGCCGGAATCGCATGACGAAAGAGTATTGAGAGCAGCCGAAATACTTACTAAAGAAGGAATTGCCTCGATAATAACGCTCGGTAACGAAGAAAAAATCCGCGCTCAAGCTGCGGAATTGAAAATCGATTTAACCGGCATCAGAATCATCGACCCGGAAAGGTCCGATAAACTGAGTGATTTTGCAAATATCTTTTATAATCTCAGAAAACATAAAGGTATTACGATCGAACAAGCCCGCGAGACCGTCAAAAGAGATATCTTCTTCGCCGGTATGATGGTAAGAGAAGGTATGGCTCACGGCAGCGTGGCAGGTTCGGTTGCAACTACTGCGGACGTAACGCGCGCCGCTATCTTTTGCGTCGGTTTGAAAGAAGGCATATCGATTTTATCGAGTTTTTTCTTAATGGCGTATCCCGATAAAGTATACAGTTTTGCCGATTGCGCCGTTAATCCCGACCCCGATCCCAATCAATTGGCTGACATTGCCATTTCCACCGCGGATAATCATAAAAAATTAACGGGTGAAGAACCTTATATCGCCATGCTTTCGTTCTCGACAAAAGGAAGCGCAGAACATCCGCTCGTCGACAAAGTTAGAAATGCAACGCAATTGGTACGTGAAAAAAGACCCGATTTGAAAGTCGACGGCGAGCTTCAGTTCGACGCTGCAATAATAGAATCGGTGGGTAAAAAGAAAGCTCCAGGCAGTGAAGTCGCAGGCAGAGCCAATGTGCTTGTTTTCCCCGATTTGAATGCCGGCAATATCGGTTATAAAATTGCACAGCGTCTTGGCGGAGCCGAAGCTGTAGGCCCTGTAAACCAGGGAGTCAAAAGACCGTTCTTTGATTTATCGAGAGGATGTAAAGTAGAGGATATCGTCAACACAGCCGCAATTGCCTGCCTGATGGCCGATTAA